In a single window of the Coffea eugenioides isolate CCC68of chromosome 3, Ceug_1.0, whole genome shotgun sequence genome:
- the LOC113766347 gene encoding uncharacterized protein K02A2.6-like: MDVIGTINPLASNGHRFILVAIEYFTKWVETESYKHVTKKVVADFLRKHIICRFGVPETLITDNAKNLDNDMVDGLCEQFKIKHRNSTIYRPQMNGAVEAANKNLKKTIRKMTERYRDWHEKLPYALMTYRMTIRTSTKAMPYNLMYGMEAVLPAEVEIPSLRILMEVKLDEADWIKQRHEQLSLIDEKRLNAICHGQCYQKRMARAYNKKVMVRLFKEGDKVLKRILPVQEEAKGKFAPNWQGPFVVKKMLPGGAHILTEMDGQVFPQPINSYMCKKFFI; this comes from the coding sequence ATGGATGTAATTGGAACCATTAACCCTCTTGCTTCAAACGGGCATCGATTTATTCTGGTGGCAATTGAATATTTTACTAAGTGGGTCGAGACTGAGTCTTACAAGCATGTGACTAAAAAGGTGGTGGCCGATTTTCTaagaaaacacatcatttgTCGTTTTGGTGTGCCAGAGACATTGATCAccgacaatgccaagaatctcgACAATGACATGGTGGATGGATTGTGCGAGCAGTTCAAGATCAAACATCGGAATTCCACTATTTATAGACCGCAGATGAATGGAGCAGTGGAGGCCGCGAATAAAAACTTGAAGAAGACAATCCGCAAAATGACTGAAAGGTATCGTGATTGGCACGAGAAGCTCCCCTACGCATTAATGACATATCGAATGACTATTCGGACTTCTACTAAGGCAATGCCTTACAACCTCATGTACGGAATGGAAGCAGTTCTGCCAGCTGAGGTTGAAATTCCTTCACTGCGCATACTAATGGAGGTCAAATTGGATGAAGCTGATTGGATTAAACAACGTCATGAGCAGTTGTCTTTGATTGATGAGAAGAGATTAAATGCCATTTGTCATGGTCAATGCTATCAAAAGAGAATGGCCCGTGCTTACAACAAGAAGGTCATGGTGCGACTGTTCAAAGAAGGAGACAAAGTGTTGAAACGGATTTTGCCTGTACAAGAGGAGGCTAAAGGCAAGTTTGCCCCAAATTGGCAGGGCCCTTTTGTTGTCAAGAAAATGTTGCCTGGTGGAGCACATATTCTCACTGAAATGGATGGACAAGTTTTTCCCCAACCAATCAATTCAtatatgtgtaagaaattcttcatcTGA